One Trueperaceae bacterium DNA segment encodes these proteins:
- a CDS encoding GNAT family N-acetyltransferase translates to MRPAYGRVTLRPLEEFSDADWRRLQSHFRDPEIAYLNGTPPNRMPLWLLKRLLKSDSKRSDRATFGIFDERDDFIGTTELYDVRGDQATLGIIIGERTHWATGYGPEAMHALLGYAFDALGMALVRLNTFGDNVRAQRAFKKVGFHEVDRRVDASGRVDVRMELLRADWRPAPAPRVTGQSKVPLT, encoded by the coding sequence ATGAGACCGGCCTACGGGCGTGTGACCCTGCGGCCGCTGGAGGAGTTCTCCGACGCCGACTGGCGCCGCCTGCAGAGCCACTTCCGCGACCCGGAGATCGCCTACTTGAACGGCACGCCGCCCAACCGCATGCCGCTATGGCTGCTCAAGCGCCTGTTGAAGAGCGACTCCAAGCGCTCGGACCGCGCCACCTTCGGCATCTTCGACGAGCGCGACGACTTCATCGGCACCACCGAGCTGTACGACGTGCGTGGCGACCAGGCGACGCTCGGCATCATCATCGGCGAGCGCACGCACTGGGCGACGGGGTACGGTCCCGAAGCCATGCACGCCCTCCTCGGCTACGCCTTCGACGCCCTCGGCATGGCCCTGGTGCGCCTGAACACCTTCGGCGACAACGTCCGCGCCCAGCGCGCCTTCAAGAAGGTGGGGTTCCACGAGGTCGACAGGCGGGTCGACGCCTCGGGCCGCGTCGACGTCCGCATGGAGCTGCTGCGCGCCGACTGGCGCCCCGCCCCCGCCCCTCGCGTGACGGGGCAGTCCAAGGTGCCCCTCACCTGA